A single region of the Natronincola ferrireducens genome encodes:
- the rplO gene encoding 50S ribosomal protein L15: MKLHELRPAVGAVRKTKRKGRGTGSGLGKTAGRGSNGQNSRSGGGTRLGFEGGQMPLIRRIPKRGFTNIFKKQFAIVNIEDLNRFENGTEITAQMLKEAGVIKKIEKDGLKILGNGNLEKNLTIKAQKFTKSAVEKIEAAGGKVEVI; encoded by the coding sequence ATGAAGTTACATGAACTTAGACCTGCTGTGGGTGCTGTAAGAAAGACTAAGAGAAAAGGTAGAGGTACTGGAAGTGGCCTTGGTAAAACTGCAGGCAGAGGTAGCAATGGACAAAACTCTCGTAGTGGCGGTGGTACTAGACTAGGATTTGAAGGTGGCCAAATGCCTCTAATCAGACGTATACCAAAACGTGGGTTCACCAACATCTTCAAAAAACAATTTGCAATTGTAAACATTGAAGATTTAAATAGATTTGAAAACGGAACAGAAATTACTGCACAAATGCTAAAAGAAGCAGGTGTTATTAAAAAGATTGAAAAAGACGGCTTAAAGATCTTAGGAAATGGAAATCTTGAGAAAAACTTGACAATTAAAGCTCAAAAATTCACGAAATCAGCTGTCGAGAAAATAGAAGCCGCTGGTGGAAAAGTAGAGGTGATTTAA
- the secY gene encoding preprotein translocase subunit SecY, whose translation MLSTLRNAWKIPDLRSRILYTFMMLIIFRLGSVIPVPGININYVRQIVENAGLLAMFDMFSGGAFGNMTIFALSITPYITASIIIQLLTIAIPSLEELAKEGEEGKKKIAQYTRYGTVILALIQATGISAGLFRGALIDRGAFSIVVVVLTLTAGTAFLMWLGEQITEKGIGNGISLIIFAGIVSRIPDGIYRTYALTAQGEVSIITIIIFLVIAIAIIAGVVAIQEGTRKIPVQYAKRVVGRKMYGGQSSHIPLKVNQSGVIPVIFAMSLLAFPQTIAYFFGETSGFALFVQKWLSPAGGPGMFIYNALSALLIIFFTYFYTAVTFNPVEVASNMKKNGGFIPGIRPGKPTSDYLTKVLNRVTLAGAVFLAAIAILPTITLNLIGMPIAFGGTAILIVVGVALETMKQVEAQMLMRHYQGFLK comes from the coding sequence GTGTTATCAACTCTAAGAAATGCTTGGAAAATTCCTGATTTGAGAAGCAGGATCTTATACACCTTTATGATGTTAATCATCTTTAGACTTGGTTCAGTTATACCTGTACCAGGTATTAATATCAACTACGTTAGACAAATTGTAGAAAATGCTGGGCTATTGGCGATGTTTGACATGTTTTCCGGAGGAGCCTTTGGAAACATGACAATTTTTGCTCTTAGTATTACACCTTACATTACTGCTTCTATTATTATCCAACTGTTAACCATAGCTATTCCTAGCTTAGAAGAGTTGGCGAAAGAAGGAGAAGAAGGCAAAAAGAAAATAGCCCAATACACAAGATATGGAACAGTTATCCTAGCATTAATTCAAGCTACAGGAATCAGCGCTGGTCTTTTCAGAGGAGCACTAATAGACAGAGGCGCCTTCAGTATTGTTGTAGTTGTATTGACATTAACAGCTGGTACAGCATTTTTAATGTGGTTAGGAGAACAAATTACTGAAAAGGGAATTGGTAATGGAATTTCTTTAATTATTTTTGCTGGAATTGTATCAAGAATTCCAGATGGGATATACAGAACCTATGCGTTAACAGCACAAGGTGAGGTTTCCATTATAACAATTATCATATTCCTAGTGATTGCTATTGCTATTATTGCTGGAGTTGTAGCCATTCAAGAGGGTACTAGAAAAATTCCAGTACAATACGCAAAAAGAGTAGTAGGTAGAAAAATGTATGGGGGACAAAGCTCCCACATTCCATTAAAGGTGAATCAATCAGGGGTTATTCCAGTAATCTTTGCAATGTCCCTATTGGCATTCCCACAAACAATTGCTTACTTCTTTGGGGAAACCAGTGGATTTGCATTATTTGTACAAAAATGGTTATCTCCTGCTGGTGGACCTGGTATGTTTATTTATAATGCATTAAGTGCTTTACTGATTATATTCTTCACTTATTTCTATACAGCAGTTACCTTTAACCCAGTGGAAGTCGCTTCTAATATGAAGAAAAATGGTGGGTTTATCCCAGGAATTCGTCCTGGTAAACCAACATCAGATTATCTAACAAAAGTACTCAACAGAGTTACATTAGCTGGTGCAGTGTTTTTAGCTGCTATTGCTATACTTCCAACAATTACCCTTAATCTAATAGGAATGCCTATTGCTTTCGGTGGAACAGCTATACTGATTGTTGTGGGTGTTGCATTAGAAACAATGAAACAAGTAGAAGCACAAATGTTAATGAGACATTACCAAGGGTTCTTGAAATAA
- a CDS encoding adenylate kinase, whose protein sequence is MRTILLGPPGAGKGTQAAVIVNEFHVPHISTGDIFRNNIKQGTELGKKAKDYMDQGLLVPDELVVAIVEDRLKQEDCEKGFLLDGFPRTVPQAEALDDVLKNMGISLDKVINIEVNKDNLIKRVVGRRICKDCGATYHIDFNPSVKGELCDQCEGQLYQRPDDTEETVSKRIEVYSKETQPLIQYYQKRGILAVIEGEQDIEDVSQEIVRILRGVS, encoded by the coding sequence ATGAGAACAATTTTACTCGGCCCTCCAGGTGCTGGTAAAGGCACCCAGGCTGCGGTCATTGTAAATGAATTTCATGTACCCCACATCTCAACTGGGGATATATTTAGAAATAATATTAAGCAGGGAACAGAGCTAGGCAAAAAAGCAAAGGATTATATGGATCAAGGTTTATTGGTTCCTGATGAATTGGTTGTTGCCATTGTAGAAGATCGTTTAAAGCAGGAAGACTGTGAAAAAGGATTTTTATTAGATGGATTTCCTCGTACAGTACCTCAAGCCGAAGCTTTAGATGATGTCCTCAAGAACATGGGCATATCTTTAGATAAAGTTATCAATATAGAAGTGAATAAAGATAATCTTATCAAAAGGGTTGTTGGAAGAAGAATATGCAAAGACTGTGGTGCAACCTATCATATTGATTTCAATCCTTCTGTAAAGGGAGAACTTTGTGATCAATGTGAAGGACAATTATATCAAAGACCAGATGATACAGAAGAAACTGTATCTAAACGAATAGAAGTTTATTCAAAGGAAACCCAACCATTAATTCAATATTATCAAAAAAGAGGCATATTAGCTGTAATTGAAGGAGAACAAGATATAGAGGATGTCTCTCAAGAGATCGTTCGTATTTTAAGGGGAGTATCCTAA
- the map gene encoding type I methionyl aminopeptidase codes for MIYIKSRQEIEIMHRAGKIVAETHELLKEAIKPGVTTRELDEMAEAYIKKSGAIPAFKGYGGFPASICTSINHEVVHGIPGLKHLEDGDIISIDIGALYDGYYGDAAKTHGVGKISEKAQKLIDVTKQSFYEGIKYASEGNRLSDISHAIQTYVEEKGFSVVRNYVGHGIGTKMHEEPQVPNYGPPGKGPRLKAGMVLAIEPMINAGTYEVKVLTDGWTVVTLDGKYSAHYEHTVAITQGEPEILTAL; via the coding sequence ATGATCTATATTAAGTCTCGTCAAGAAATTGAAATAATGCACAGGGCTGGAAAAATTGTAGCAGAAACGCATGAACTATTAAAAGAGGCAATTAAGCCAGGAGTAACCACCAGGGAGTTAGATGAAATGGCAGAAGCCTATATTAAAAAAAGTGGTGCTATTCCTGCATTCAAAGGCTATGGCGGGTTTCCAGCTAGCATATGTACATCAATAAATCATGAAGTAGTTCATGGAATTCCTGGATTAAAACACCTTGAAGATGGCGATATTATTAGTATAGATATTGGTGCTCTCTATGATGGGTATTATGGAGATGCTGCTAAGACCCATGGTGTAGGAAAAATTAGTGAGAAAGCTCAAAAACTAATAGATGTAACTAAACAAAGCTTTTACGAAGGAATAAAGTATGCATCTGAAGGTAATAGACTTTCTGATATTTCCCATGCTATTCAAACTTACGTAGAGGAAAAAGGATTTTCTGTCGTTAGAAATTATGTTGGTCATGGCATTGGAACAAAAATGCATGAAGAACCTCAGGTACCTAATTATGGACCACCAGGAAAGGGACCGAGGCTGAAGGCAGGAATGGTCTTAGCCATAGAACCAATGATCAATGCAGGAACCTACGAAGTGAAGGTGTTAACCGATGGTTGGACCGTGGTAACACTGGATGGGAAGTATTCAGCTCATTATGAACACACCGTCGCTATTACACAAGGAGAACCTGAAATTTTAACCGCATTATAA
- a CDS encoding KOW domain-containing RNA-binding protein: MEQSDINIGQVVKSTQGRDKGKFFIILEQIDKEFVLIVDGHIRKIDRPKKKKLKHLAKLNIISEEVKERITQEKKINNAFIRKELERLGANA; this comes from the coding sequence GTGGAACAAAGCGATATAAATATAGGCCAAGTAGTGAAATCTACCCAAGGTAGAGATAAAGGAAAGTTCTTTATCATTTTAGAACAAATAGATAAAGAATTTGTCCTCATTGTAGACGGCCATATTAGGAAAATAGATAGACCTAAAAAGAAAAAATTAAAGCACCTTGCAAAGCTCAACATAATATCTGAAGAGGTAAAAGAACGGATTACACAGGAAAAAAAAATTAACAATGCCTTTATAAGAAAAGAGCTTGAAAGGTTAGGTGCAAATGCTTAG
- the infA gene encoding translation initiation factor IF-1, with product MSKQDVIEVEGTVKEALPNAMFIVQLENGHEILAHISGKLRMHFIRILEGDKVTVELSPYDLTRGRITWRKK from the coding sequence ATGTCGAAACAAGATGTAATTGAAGTAGAAGGTACAGTAAAAGAAGCTTTACCTAATGCTATGTTTATCGTACAATTGGAAAATGGTCATGAGATTTTAGCTCATATATCTGGAAAACTAAGAATGCACTTTATTAGAATCTTAGAAGGCGATAAGGTTACTGTAGAATTATCTCCCTATGACTTGACTCGTGGTAGAATAACATGGCGTAAAAAGTAG
- the rpmJ gene encoding 50S ribosomal protein L36: MKVRPSVKPICEKCKIIKRKGRVMIICENPKHKQKQG; encoded by the coding sequence ATGAAGGTTAGACCATCAGTCAAACCAATTTGTGAAAAGTGTAAGATTATCAAAAGAAAAGGTAGAGTAATGATAATTTGTGAAAATCCTAAACACAAACAAAAACAAGGATAA
- the rpsM gene encoding 30S ribosomal protein S13: MARIAGVDLPRDKRVEIGLTYIFGIGRKTSNDILAAAGVNPDTRIKDLTEEEINALRKIIDEAHQVEGDLRREISLNIKRLKEIRCYRGMRHIKGLPVRGQKTKTNARTRKGPKKTVGRKKKK; the protein is encoded by the coding sequence ATGGCCAGAATTGCTGGTGTTGACTTACCAAGAGATAAAAGAGTAGAAATTGGCTTAACTTATATATTTGGTATAGGCAGAAAAACTTCTAATGACATACTAGCCGCTGCTGGTGTAAATCCTGATACTAGAATCAAGGACTTAACAGAAGAAGAAATCAATGCTTTAAGAAAAATCATTGATGAAGCCCATCAAGTAGAAGGGGATTTACGAAGAGAAATTTCCCTAAATATTAAAAGATTAAAAGAAATCAGATGCTATAGAGGCATGCGTCATATCAAAGGTTTACCTGTAAGGGGACAAAAAACCAAGACAAATGCTAGAACAAGAAAAGGTCCTAAGAAAACTGTTGGTCGTAAGAAGAAGAAATAA
- the rpsK gene encoding 30S ribosomal protein S11, with translation MAKVAKRKTTRKRRERKNIERGEAHIQSTFNNSIVTLTDTQGNTISWASAGQLGFKGSRKSTPFAAQMAAETAAKTAMEHGLKSVDVYVKGPGAGREAAIRSLQASGLEVTMIKDVTPVPHNGCRPPKRRRV, from the coding sequence ATGGCAAAAGTAGCAAAACGAAAAACAACTCGTAAGAGAAGAGAACGTAAAAATATAGAACGTGGTGAAGCCCATATTCAATCTACATTTAACAACTCCATCGTTACTTTGACAGATACTCAAGGTAATACAATTTCATGGGCTAGTGCAGGACAATTAGGGTTTAAAGGTTCAAGAAAATCAACACCTTTTGCTGCACAAATGGCTGCTGAAACTGCAGCGAAAACTGCTATGGAGCATGGATTAAAATCAGTAGATGTATATGTTAAAGGACCAGGAGCTGGAAGAGAAGCTGCTATTCGTTCTTTACAAGCAAGTGGACTTGAAGTTACTATGATTAAAGACGTAACTCCAGTACCTCACAACGGTTGTAGACCACCAAAACGTAGAAGAGTATAA
- the rpsD gene encoding 30S ribosomal protein S4 codes for MARYTDAVCRLCRREGMKLYLKGERCYTDKCAVTKRNFAPGQHGQSRKKLSNYGMQLREKQKAKRFYGVLEAQFRKYFEMAEKQPGIAGENLLRILESRLDNVVYRLGFASSRAQARQLIVHGHFTVNGKKLDIPSYIVNVGDVIQAKEKSQGSPKFKEVKEIFKGTVPHWLSVDVEKLEGKIVSLPTREDIDIPIAENLIIELYSK; via the coding sequence ATGGCAAGATATACAGATGCGGTATGTAGATTATGTCGTCGTGAGGGTATGAAGCTATACCTTAAAGGCGAGAGATGCTATACAGATAAATGTGCTGTAACAAAGAGAAACTTTGCTCCAGGACAACATGGACAAAGCAGAAAGAAACTTTCTAACTATGGTATGCAGTTAAGAGAGAAACAAAAAGCAAAGAGATTCTATGGTGTTCTAGAAGCACAGTTTAGAAAATATTTTGAAATGGCAGAAAAGCAACCTGGTATTGCAGGTGAAAATCTTTTAAGAATTTTAGAAAGCAGATTAGACAATGTCGTTTACAGATTAGGCTTTGCTTCTTCTAGAGCACAGGCAAGACAGCTAATTGTACATGGTCACTTTACAGTAAATGGTAAGAAATTGGATATTCCTTCTTATATCGTAAACGTAGGAGATGTTATCCAAGCAAAAGAGAAGTCCCAAGGTTCTCCTAAGTTTAAAGAGGTTAAAGAAATCTTCAAAGGAACTGTACCTCATTGGTTAAGTGTTGATGTAGAAAAGCTAGAGGGAAAAATTGTTTCACTGCCTACAAGAGAAGATATAGACATACCAATAGCAGAGAATCTAATAATAGAGTTATATTCTAAATAA
- a CDS encoding DNA-directed RNA polymerase subunit alpha: MIEMEKPKVEVAELSEDASYGKFVVEPLERGYGTTLGNSLRRIMLSSLPGAAVTSVKIEGVLHEFSTIPGVKEDVTEIILNLKSLSIRVHGEEPKTIRIEADGEGVVTAGDIIADADVEILNPELHIATLDTDAKLMMEIYVSKGRGYVAAENNKTQGMPIGVLPVDSIFTPVKKVSYSVGNTRVGQVTDYDKLIIEVFTDGSIKPDEAISLAAKIMNEHLNLFITLTEHVNDVEIMVHKEEDKKEKMLEMTIEELDLSVRSYNCLKRAGINTVQELTLKSEEDMMKVRNLGKKSLEEVQKKLAELGLGLKPSDE, translated from the coding sequence ATGATAGAAATGGAAAAACCTAAAGTGGAAGTTGCTGAATTAAGTGAAGATGCTTCCTATGGTAAATTTGTAGTGGAGCCTCTGGAAAGAGGTTATGGTACAACACTAGGCAATTCCCTAAGAAGAATAATGCTATCATCCCTACCAGGTGCTGCAGTAACTTCTGTGAAAATTGAAGGGGTATTACATGAGTTCTCTACAATTCCTGGAGTAAAGGAAGATGTAACAGAAATCATTCTAAACCTCAAAAGTTTATCCATAAGAGTTCATGGTGAAGAACCCAAAACCATTAGAATTGAAGCTGATGGTGAAGGTGTTGTAACAGCTGGAGACATTATTGCCGATGCAGATGTAGAGATTTTAAATCCTGAATTGCACATTGCTACACTAGATACAGATGCAAAGCTAATGATGGAAATCTATGTATCTAAGGGTAGAGGATATGTAGCTGCTGAAAACAATAAAACTCAAGGGATGCCTATAGGTGTATTGCCTGTTGACTCTATCTTTACGCCTGTTAAGAAAGTAAGCTATTCTGTTGGTAATACAAGAGTAGGTCAAGTAACCGACTATGATAAATTAATTATCGAAGTATTTACTGATGGAAGCATTAAGCCAGATGAAGCCATCTCATTAGCTGCAAAGATTATGAACGAGCATCTTAATTTATTTATCACTTTAACAGAACATGTTAATGATGTAGAAATTATGGTTCATAAAGAAGAAGATAAAAAAGAAAAGATGTTGGAGATGACAATTGAAGAACTAGACCTTTCTGTCCGTTCTTATAACTGTTTAAAGCGAGCTGGAATTAATACTGTACAAGAGCTTACTCTAAAATCAGAGGAAGATATGATGAAGGTTAGAAATCTAGGAAAAAAATCTCTTGAGGAAGTACAGAAGAAATTAGCCGAGTTAGGATTAGGCTTAAAACCTAGTGATGAGTAA
- the rplQ gene encoding 50S ribosomal protein L17: MAGYRKLGRVSAHRDLMLRNLVTSLIKSGRIQTTETRAKETKKLAEKMITLAKKGDLHARRQALAFITDETVVNNMFTELAPKYQDRNGGYTRIIKVGPRRGDAAEIVILELV, encoded by the coding sequence ATGGCTGGATATAGAAAATTAGGACGTGTAAGCGCCCATAGGGACTTGATGCTAAGAAACTTAGTAACAAGCTTAATTAAAAGTGGCCGCATACAAACTACTGAAACAAGAGCTAAGGAAACAAAAAAATTAGCTGAGAAAATGATTACATTAGCTAAAAAAGGCGATTTACACGCTAGACGTCAAGCTTTAGCTTTTATAACAGACGAAACAGTTGTAAATAATATGTTTACTGAATTGGCACCAAAATACCAAGACAGAAATGGTGGATACACAAGAATTATCAAGGTGGGCCCTAGAAGAGGGGACGCTGCTGAAATAGTAATTCTTGAATTAGTATAA
- a CDS encoding energy-coupling factor transporter ATPase → MKPIIEVEEVTFQYKNNEEEFNALKKVNLQVEEGEFLVIIGHNGSGKSTLAKHINALLLPTEGDIKIQGMNTKEEEYLWNIRQTAGMVFQNPDNQIVATIVEEDVAFGPENLGIPSQEIRRRVDEALKIVDMTEYSHKGPHLLSGGQKQRIAIAGVIAMRPKCIIFDEPTAMLDPSGRREVINTIKKLNKEENITIIHITHFMEEAVNADRVIVMEDGEIVLQGSPIEVFSQVDKLKTLGLDVPQVTDLAYELRKEGINIPKDILTVDEMVMELCQLK, encoded by the coding sequence ATGAAACCTATAATAGAAGTAGAAGAGGTTACATTTCAGTATAAAAATAATGAAGAAGAATTTAACGCACTAAAGAAGGTTAATCTACAGGTGGAGGAAGGAGAATTTCTGGTTATTATTGGCCACAATGGCTCTGGAAAATCCACTTTGGCAAAGCATATTAATGCCTTATTACTTCCTACAGAAGGTGATATAAAGATTCAAGGGATGAATACTAAAGAAGAAGAATATTTATGGAATATAAGACAAACTGCAGGAATGGTTTTTCAAAATCCCGATAATCAAATTGTTGCCACCATCGTAGAGGAGGATGTGGCCTTTGGGCCAGAAAACCTAGGCATACCTTCTCAAGAAATTCGCAGAAGGGTAGATGAAGCCCTTAAAATTGTTGATATGACGGAATATAGTCATAAGGGGCCCCATCTTCTGTCAGGGGGACAAAAGCAGAGAATTGCCATAGCTGGCGTTATTGCTATGCGGCCTAAGTGTATCATATTTGATGAACCAACAGCCATGCTAGATCCTTCAGGAAGACGAGAGGTCATCAACACCATCAAAAAATTGAACAAAGAAGAGAATATAACTATTATTCACATTACCCACTTTATGGAGGAGGCAGTAAATGCCGATCGGGTGATTGTGATGGAGGATGGGGAAATTGTTTTACAAGGAAGTCCAATAGAAGTGTTTTCTCAGGTAGATAAGCTAAAGACATTAGGCTTAGATGTTCCTCAGGTTACAGATTTGGCCTATGAATTGAGAAAGGAAGGCATCAACATACCAAAGGATATTCTGACGGTAGATGAGATGGTGATGGAATTATGTCAATTAAAATAG
- a CDS encoding energy-coupling factor transporter ATPase — MSIKIENLTYIYNPKSPFETKALDDVSLEIFDGEFIGLIGHTGSGKSTLTQHLNGLIKPTSGKIIINGLDITGTNVKLPEVRKKVGLVFQYPEHQLFEETVYKDIAFGPMNLGLSKEEVEARVKESMELVNLSYKALKDRSPFELSGGQRRRVAIAGVLAMKPEVLILDEPTAGLDPRARDEILEQIKYLHTIYKNTVILVSHSMEDIARLVDRIIVMHRGKVALTGTPRKVFRESATLEAIGLGVPQITYLMDKLKQRGIHLKDDILTVEEAKEEILKWIRGKENA; from the coding sequence ATGTCAATTAAAATAGAAAACTTAACCTATATTTATAATCCCAAAAGCCCCTTTGAAACAAAGGCATTGGATGATGTAAGCCTGGAGATTTTCGATGGAGAATTTATTGGATTAATTGGACATACTGGTTCAGGTAAATCCACTTTAACTCAGCATTTAAATGGATTAATTAAACCTACTAGTGGTAAAATTATCATCAATGGACTTGATATAACTGGAACCAACGTTAAGCTGCCTGAGGTGAGGAAAAAGGTAGGACTGGTTTTTCAATATCCTGAACACCAACTATTTGAAGAAACAGTTTATAAGGACATAGCCTTTGGCCCAATGAATTTAGGTTTATCCAAAGAGGAGGTAGAGGCTAGAGTTAAAGAATCTATGGAATTAGTTAATTTGTCCTATAAAGCCTTAAAGGATAGATCACCATTTGAACTAAGTGGAGGCCAAAGAAGAAGAGTTGCTATTGCAGGAGTTCTGGCTATGAAACCAGAGGTATTAATATTAGATGAACCAACAGCAGGCTTAGATCCAAGGGCTAGAGATGAGATACTGGAGCAGATTAAATATTTGCATACAATATATAAAAATACTGTTATTTTAGTATCCCATAGTATGGAGGACATAGCTAGACTTGTAGATAGAATTATCGTTATGCATAGGGGGAAGGTTGCTTTAACTGGAACCCCCAGAAAAGTATTTAGAGAGTCCGCTACATTAGAGGCTATAGGATTGGGTGTTCCTCAGATTACTTATCTAATGGACAAACTAAAACAACGAGGTATTCATTTAAAAGACGACATCTTAACGGTGGAAGAAGCAAAAGAAGAAATATTGAAATGGATAAGAGGTAAGGAAAATGCTTAA
- a CDS encoding energy-coupling factor transporter transmembrane component T family protein yields MLKDITIGQHYPTGSVIHKLDPRTKILITFAIIAGLFLVENFIGYIYVVAFIATSIAISQIPFKYMLKGLKPLYILIMITFFINVFMTRGEILFGIGPLQVTREGLYQAVFMAIRLILLVVGTSLLTLTTSPIMLTDGIEHLLNPFKKIGVPAHELAMMMTIALRFIPTLLEETDKIMKAQIARGADFESGNIINRAKSLVPLLVPLFISAFRRADELAMAMEARCYRGGDNRTRMKQLKVEKRDFISLGITTGLIGILIFMRIR; encoded by the coding sequence ATGCTTAAAGATATTACTATAGGACAACACTATCCAACAGGATCAGTTATACACAAGCTAGACCCTAGGACCAAAATTTTAATTACTTTTGCTATAATTGCAGGGTTGTTTTTGGTTGAAAACTTTATAGGTTATATCTATGTAGTCGCCTTTATTGCTACTTCCATTGCTATTTCCCAAATTCCCTTCAAATATATGCTTAAGGGTCTAAAGCCTTTATACATTTTGATTATGATTACCTTCTTTATTAATGTATTTATGACAAGGGGAGAAATTTTATTTGGAATAGGTCCCTTACAGGTCACTAGAGAAGGACTATATCAAGCGGTATTTATGGCAATAAGATTAATACTTTTAGTGGTGGGAACCTCTTTATTAACCTTAACCACTTCTCCAATTATGTTAACTGATGGCATTGAACATCTGTTAAATCCCTTTAAAAAGATTGGTGTTCCAGCCCATGAATTAGCCATGATGATGACGATAGCCCTACGATTTATACCAACGCTATTAGAAGAAACCGATAAAATCATGAAGGCACAAATTGCCAGAGGGGCAGATTTTGAAAGTGGTAATATTATTAATCGCGCTAAAAGCTTAGTACCCTTACTGGTGCCTTTGTTTATTAGTGCCTTTAGAAGGGCAGATGAGTTGGCTATGGCTATGGAGGCAAGATGCTATCGTGGAGGAGACAACCGTACGAGAATGAAACAATTAAAAGTAGAAAAACGGGACTTTATTAGTTTGGGTATAACTACTGGGTTAATTGGAATATTAATTTTCATGAGAATAAGATAA
- the truA gene encoding tRNA pseudouridine(38-40) synthase TruA, with the protein MRNIMIKIEYDGTNYNGWQIQPNGRTIQQEIMVALKNLTGENANINGSGRTDAKVHARGQVANFYTASSIPIERFPIAMNHFLPEDITILEAREVSNEFHARYWAKGKRYSYHLYNHPQRSALLRNYSYHIPYSLDLDKMKEAANIFIGAHDFKGFMSSGSNVKDTIRTIHAIKVNKENNSIWITFEGNGFLYNMVRIMVGTLVEVANHKRNLNTVKVALEEGDRRQAGHTAPPQGLFLDNVFYPLTH; encoded by the coding sequence ATGAGAAACATTATGATTAAAATAGAGTATGATGGTACAAACTACAATGGATGGCAGATACAACCTAATGGGAGAACGATACAACAAGAAATCATGGTAGCCCTCAAAAACCTAACAGGAGAGAATGCTAATATCAATGGCTCTGGCAGAACAGATGCTAAAGTCCATGCTAGGGGGCAGGTAGCAAATTTTTATACTGCTTCGAGTATTCCAATTGAGCGGTTCCCTATAGCCATGAATCACTTTCTACCAGAGGATATTACTATTTTAGAGGCCAGAGAAGTCTCAAATGAGTTTCATGCTAGGTACTGGGCGAAAGGGAAAAGGTACTCCTATCACCTCTATAATCATCCCCAAAGAAGTGCTCTGCTAAGAAATTATAGCTATCATATCCCCTATAGCTTGGATTTAGATAAGATGAAGGAAGCAGCCAACATCTTTATAGGAGCCCATGATTTTAAAGGATTTATGTCTAGTGGTAGCAATGTTAAGGATACGATTAGAACTATACATGCAATAAAAGTAAATAAGGAAAACAACAGTATATGGATAACCTTCGAAGGGAATGGGTTTCTGTACAATATGGTGAGAATTATGGTAGGAACATTGGTTGAAGTAGCCAACCATAAAAGAAATCTAAACACTGTAAAAGTGGCCTTAGAAGAGGGGGACAGAAGACAGGCAGGACATACAGCCCCTCCCCAAGGATTATTTTTAGATAACGTATTTTACCCCTTGACACACTAG
- the rplM gene encoding 50S ribosomal protein L13 yields the protein MKSYMAKPNEVEKRWFVVDAEGKTLGRLCTEVAKILTGKNKPEYTPHVDTGDFVIIVNAEKVNLTGKKLDQQFYTYHTGHPGGLKQISFRRMLAEKPEKLIQNSVKGMLPKTRLGRQMINKLKVYAGPNHNHEAQKPEVLDI from the coding sequence ATGAAATCATATATGGCAAAACCAAATGAAGTAGAAAAAAGATGGTTTGTAGTTGATGCTGAAGGTAAAACATTAGGTAGATTATGTACAGAAGTTGCTAAGATCTTAACAGGAAAGAATAAACCAGAGTATACACCTCACGTTGATACAGGTGATTTTGTTATCATTGTGAATGCAGAAAAGGTTAATTTAACTGGAAAGAAATTAGATCAACAGTTCTATACTTATCATACAGGACATCCAGGTGGTTTAAAACAAATCAGCTTTAGAAGAATGCTTGCAGAGAAACCTGAAAAGCTAATTCAAAACTCAGTAAAAGGTATGCTTCCAAAAACTAGACTAGGTAGACAAATGATTAATAAATTAAAAGTATACGCTGGTCCTAACCATAATCACGAAGCTCAAAAACCAGAAGTATTAGATATATAG